The following proteins are co-located in the Polystyrenella longa genome:
- a CDS encoding tetratricopeptide repeat protein — translation MTDLSETLVDARQLLNQKFYYQSLRKVDNALNDDPDAAPLWELRGLIHRGLTNLSGALSSIETAMTLAPLSSEGSCLLAECYVALDKPDLAYQVADNLWKKKGLDNSSRLSLAAIFNQLGFVNRAVLLCRKAICHDPAESQAYYDLSVFLGRGGHPLHIVESVARRAIDLDPENVYFRVGLAATLHRAHRSRRAYELIQSFGQSEIRQIRCGCCLKQIIEIFEQTGDFENVQTCEEQLNHLNGIDHNRKEND, via the coding sequence ATGACGGATCTCTCAGAGACCCTTGTTGATGCACGACAGTTGCTGAATCAAAAGTTTTATTACCAGTCCCTCAGGAAAGTGGATAACGCTTTAAACGATGACCCCGATGCGGCTCCTTTGTGGGAGCTACGCGGGTTGATTCATCGCGGTCTGACGAATTTAAGTGGTGCCCTCTCTTCAATAGAGACGGCAATGACGCTTGCTCCGCTCTCCTCGGAAGGGTCCTGTCTGCTGGCTGAGTGCTACGTCGCTCTTGATAAGCCAGATCTTGCCTATCAGGTCGCGGACAACTTATGGAAGAAGAAGGGGCTTGATAACTCATCACGTCTCTCTCTCGCCGCGATCTTTAACCAACTGGGCTTCGTTAACCGCGCGGTTCTTCTTTGCCGAAAAGCGATTTGCCACGATCCGGCAGAATCTCAGGCGTATTATGATCTCAGCGTCTTTCTGGGACGCGGAGGCCACCCGCTGCATATCGTCGAATCTGTTGCTCGCCGCGCGATCGATCTTGATCCGGAAAATGTGTATTTCCGTGTAGGATTAGCGGCCACACTCCATCGGGCTCATCGAAGTCGACGCGCTTATGAGTTGATTCAGTCCTTTGGACAATCTGAAATCCGACAAATCCGATGCGGTTGTTGTTTGAAACAGATTATTGAAATCTTCGAACAGACGGGCGACTTTGAGAATGTCCAAACCTGCGAAGAGCAACTTAATCATCTGAATGGAATCGATCACAACCGAAAAGAGAATGATTGA